The following are encoded in a window of Castanea sativa cultivar Marrone di Chiusa Pesio chromosome 5, ASM4071231v1 genomic DNA:
- the LOC142635184 gene encoding putative mitochondrial protein AtMg00310 — translation MQDTRQGKYLGLPSVIGKSKNQFSAKIKERVHKKLFGWKEKVLSMGGKEILIKAVAQEISTYTMSCFQLPKGLCEDLEGMMRNFWWGQKEEEAKMAWVGWKKMCKSKVQGGMGFRNLQAFNLDMLSKQAWRLFTNPSTLVARIYRAKYYPSSDVMGAKLGSSPSYAWCSIYNSLEVIRRGTRWRVGNG, via the coding sequence ATGCAAGATACGAGGCAGGGCAAATATTTGGGCCTACCATCAGTTATTGGGAAGTCTAAGAACCAATTCtctgcaaaaataaaagaaagagttcACAAGAAACTTTTTGGTTGGAAAGAAAAGGTGCTCTCCATGGGTGGTAAGGAAATCCTAATTAAGGCGGTCGCACAAGAAATCTCAACATATACGATGAGCTGCTTTCAATTACCGAAGGGGTTGTGTGAGGACTTGGAAGGAATGATGAGGAActtttggtggggtcaaaaaGAGGAGGAAGCAAAAATGGCTTGGGTTGGGTGGAAGAAAATGTGTAAATCAAAGGTTCAAGGTGGTATGGGTTTTCGCAACCTCCAAGCCTTTAATTTAGATATGCTTTCAAAGCAAGCTTGGAGACTATTCACAAATCCATCAACTCTGGTTGCTCGAATTTATAGAGCAAAGTACTACCCGAGTAGTGATGTTATGGGAGCAAAGTTAGGGAGCAGCCCCTCGTATGCTTGGTGTAGCATTTACAATAGCTTGGAAGTCATACGGCGAGGCACTAGATGGCGAGTTGGAAATGGATAG
- the LOC142635183 gene encoding uncharacterized protein LOC142635183, producing MDLLDHFQNVKVHHLMDMASDRCPLLLSVANIVRVCGKHWFHSEALWTKRADCEDVIAEAWNGSLVSRNPAGIVEGLRCCKAALTSWSSEVYGNIPKKIQEKKKLLAALTKSDTDRQNGGEINKLRKKTNELLDGEETWWSQRSHVQWLSEGDRNTKYFHNRASKHRRKNTITGLWNENEQWCEDRSSIADAAVSYFEDVYTLTSPSQIEEVAHLIPAKVTADMNESLIKDFTVEEVQTTLSQMHPTKAPGPDSMSAIFYQKYWKIVGADVTNVVLNVLNSDMSLADINKTNIALCVTTVSYSVLINGEASASIVPSKGLRQGDPLSSYLFLLCTEAFSAFIADANNSHELSEISICRGCPKVTHLFFADDSLLFCKAARNEGRKLVDLL from the exons ATGGATTTGCTTGATCACTTCCAAAATGTTAAAGTCCACCACTTAATGGACATGGCATCTGATCGTTGCCCACTCCTACTATCCGTGGCAAATATTGTTAGGGTATGTGGTAAGCATTGGTTTCACTCTGAAGCATTGTGGACAAAAAGAGCTGATTGTGAAGATGTAATTGCAGAAGCATGGAACGGCAGCCTTGTGTCACGAAATCCAGCAGGCATTGTCGAGGGACTTAGGTGTTGTAAGGCTGCTTTGACAAGCTGGAGTAGTGAGGTGTATGGTAACATTCCCAAAAAGATccaggaaaaaaagaaacttcTGGCTGCATTGACCAAAAGTGATACGGACAGACAGAATGGGGGGGAAATAAATAAGCTGAGGAAGAAGACTAATGAGTTACTAGATGGTGAAGAGACATGGTGGTCACAACGATCGCATGTCCAATGGTTAAGTGAAGGGGACCGCAATACCAAATACTTTCATAATCGTGCCTCTAAGCATCGAAGAAAGAATACCATCACCGGACTTTGGAATGAAAATGAGCAATGGTGCGAGGATAGGAGTAGTATTGCAGATGCAGCAGTATCTTATTTTGAGGATGTATATACTTTAACATCTCCTAGCCAAATTGAGGAAGTGGCCCACCTTATCCCAGCCAAGGTAACAGCAGATATGAATGAAAGCCTCATCAAAGATTTCACAGTGGAAGAAGTTCAGACAACTCTTTCTCAGATGCATCCAACAAAGGCACCCGGTCCCGACAGTATGTCCGCtattttctatcaaaaatattggaaaattGTTGGAGCTGATGTAACTAACGTGGTGCTAAATGTGCTTAACTCTGATATGTCATTAGCTGATATCAATAAAACCAACATAGCTCTT TGTGTAACCACTGTTTCATATTCTGTATTGATAAATGGGGAAGCATCCGCCAGCATTGTGCCATCTAAAGGGCTCCGCCAGGGTGATCCACTATCATCCTATCTTTTCTTGCTATGTACTGAGGCCTTCTCGGCTTTTATCGCTGATGCCAACAACTCTCATGAGCTCAGCGAAATCTCTATATGCAGGGGCTGCCCCAAAGTAACACATTTGTTCTTTGCGGACGACAGCCTCCTCTTTTGTAAGGCAGCAAGAAATGAGGGTCGTAAATTAGTTGATCTTCTTTAG
- the LOC142635186 gene encoding ADP,ATP carrier protein 3, mitochondrial-like: MADGPQLPSVIQKIRVQPYLSIRQFPNHQAWTSCLQNLPSAGGICRSSTGTFHVLFGVATAPIGRVKLMIQCQDEMIKSSRLPKPYKGIVNCFARTRDRKPHDPVISFGLHNYFLTLSNFKKDNDGYWKWLLGGLAVGTFADLATRVVVYPLDYAQTRLANDIKTNNKIEER; the protein is encoded by the exons ATGGCAGATGGGCCACAACTTCCATCTGTAATCCAGAAGATAAGAGTGCAACCTTACCTATCCATCAGGCAGTTTCCTAACCATCAAGCCTGGACTTCATGCTTACAAAACCTTCCCAGTGCTGGCGG TATTTGTAGGAGCTCCACTGGAACATTCCATGTTCTTTTTGGGGTGGCAACTGCTCCAATTGGGAGAGTGAAACTCATGATCCAGTGCCAAGATGAGATGATCAAGTCAAGTAGACTACCTAAGCCTTATAAAGGAATTGTGAACTGCTTCGCCAGAACAAGGGATAGGAAGCCTCATGATCCA GTAATAAGCTTTGGCCTTCACAACTATTTTCTGACTTTATCCAATTTCAAGAAAGACAACGATGGCTACTGGAAATGGTTACTCGGAGGCTTGGCAGTAGGAACTTTTGCTGATTTAGCAACTCGTGTTGTTGTTTATCCCCTGGATTATGCCCAGACTCGCCTAGCCAATGATATCAAGACAAACAACAAGATTGAAGAAAGGTAA
- the LOC142636987 gene encoding transcriptional corepressor LEUNIG_HOMOLOG-like, translating into MASGSGHDWDAEKMFELYLLDYMVKKNMHKTAQIFRKEAKVCNNPVVIDSAEGFLYEWWSIFYDVYASRQLKHQQAKAEASTEATQMTENEQQNIYSAMPQLATNQHRPGKLPVINDFDKMLGQPASCLLAAKLYEERLRDPARSFEPNLRLVDVSKLNLPKSPVSSSHPQQQIHKQANQQGNRNDIGMEKTVPMDPMLCGIPKLKLPITRPHDAGMNEGVHSSLLDGWPLTVPNPVLQAPSYTHQFQMLTPECQQALLAQALSCTPGNQTDTFPGSPANFASPNVMLPKIELSVNDEQILFQMKQTEEHQCQNDRIKQQKLLENGRKRKTRSYSRAGEKTSGCINGNSKPVENVESNAENAGSTSTPFSSSKIHSKACTKDEHKGFTFEEVITLHSSKNKGSCCHFSSDGKLLASAGHENKVLIWNVETFGSIDTAEGHSHLITDVRFRPSSTIFATSSFDRTVKLWDAASPTKSLYELLGHAEQVMSVDFHPTKLDLLCSCDSNNEIRLWNVTQNSCTRVTKGATKQVRFQPQFGKLLATAAGNGIHLIDVETDSLQFYLKGHVKDVLSICWDTSGKYIASISEDSARLWSTVSGGKCIHELHLNGKKFQSCTFHPGYSLLLIIGGYQSLELWNPTEHSKTWSVPAHNGLIAALTDSPQTEMVASASNDHCVKLWK; encoded by the exons ATGGCTTCTGGTTCTGGTCATGACTGGgatgctgagaaaat GTTTGAACTGTACTTGCTTGATTATATGGTTAAGAAGAATATGCATAAGACTGCTCAAATTTTCAGAAAGGAGGCCAAAGTTTGTAACAATCCTGTTG TGATTGACTCTGCTGAAGGATTCTTATATGAATGGTGGTCGATATTTTATGACGTGTACGCCTCTAGGCAACTGAAGCATCAGCAGGCGAAGGCAGAGGCCTCAACTGAG GCTACGCAAATGACAGAGAATGAGCAACAAAATATCTACTCAGCAATGCCGCAGTTAGCGACTAATCAGCACAGGCCTGGAAAATTGCCTGTCATTAATGACTTTGATAAGATGTTGGGGCAACCAGCTTCCTGtctgttggctgcaaaattgtATGAAGAGCGTCTTAGAGATCCTGCTAGAAGCTTTGAACCCAATTTACGCCTTGTTGATGTTAGTAAATTGAATCTCCCAAAGTCACCTGTAAGTTCAAG CCATCCACAGCAGCAAATTCATAAGCAGGCTAATCAGCAG GGAAATAGAAATGACATTGGCATGGAGAAAACAGTACCTATGGACCCTATGCTGTGTGGAATACCAAAGCTTAAACTCCCAATAACCAGACCTCATGATGCAG GGATGAATGAGGGAGTCCATTCATCACTGCTGGATGGATGGCCTTTAACT GTACCGAACCCAGTTCTGCAGGCACCAAGCTATACACATCAATTTCAGATGTTGACGCCAGAATGTCAGCAAGCACTTTTGGCCCAAGCACTGTCATGTACACCTGGAAACCAGACAGATACTTTTCCTGGAAGCCCTGCCAATTTTGCTAGTCCAAATGTGATGCTTCCCAAAATTGAATTATCTGTGAATGATGAACAG ATATTGTTCCAAATGAAACAAACTGAAGAGCACCAATGCCAAAATGATCGAATAAAGCAGCAGAAGTTGCTCGAG AATGGCAGAAAGCGGAAGACAAGATCATATTCAAGAGCTGGGGAGAAAACTTCG GGATGTATAAATGGAAACAGTAAACCTGTTGAAAATGTTGAATCTAATGCTGAAAATGCTGGAAGCACAAGCACTCCTTTCAGCagttcaaaaattcattctaaAGCATGCACTAAAGATGAACATAAAG GCTTCACTTTTGAAGAGGTTATCACTCTCCACTCAAGCAAAAACAAGGGGTCATGCTGCCATTTTTCATCAGATGGGAAGTTGTTAGCTAGCGCAGGGCATGAAAATAAG GTTTTGATTTGGAATGTGGAAACTTTTGGTTCCATAGATACTGCAGAAGGGCATTCTCATCTCATTACAGATGTTCGGTTTAGACCAAGCTCAACTATTTTTGCAACTTCTTCCTTTGATAGAACTGTGAAATTATGGGATGCAGCAAGT CCAACCAAATCATTGTATGAGCTTCTTGGGCATGCTGAACAAGTAATGTCAGTGGATTTCCACCCAACAAAGTTGGACCTCCTCTGCTCTTGTGACAGTAATAATGAGATCCGACTATGGAATGTCACCCAAAATTCTTGCACGCGTGTCACTAAG GGAGCTACTAAACAAGTTAGATTCCAGCCTCAATTTGGAAAGCTTTTAGCCACTGCTGCCGGAAATGGTATCCATTTAATTGATGTAGAGACTGACAGCCTCCAGTTCTACTTGAAG ggACATGTCAAAGATGTCCTTTCAATTTGCTGGGATACTAGTGGGAAGTATATTGCCTCTATTAGTGAAGACAGTGCTCGACTTTGGTCAACTGTGTCAGGTGGAAAATGCATACATGAACTTCATTTAAATGGCAAAAAATTCCAGTCATGCACATTTCATCCTGGATATTCACTGCTCTTGATCATTGGTGGTTATCAG TCTCTTGAGTTGTGGAATCCAACTGAGCACAGTAAAACATGGTCAGTTCCAGCTCACAATGGGTTAATTGCTGCACTAACAGATTCACCACAGACCGAAATGGTTGCCTCGGCTAGTAATGACCACTGTGTGAAGTTATGGAAGTGA
- the LOC142636288 gene encoding small ribosomal subunit protein uS5c, whose translation MATASATLSSLSSLSLHTTANSRISLSKTRNPFFTKPTKPSLYHSFSSHPTTTTTTTTATFTVKSSDIDTTFFDNFNPNDETDTVFNPPERPEDFVAPPSFDEGPMETEEEIALAYEELYGPAYSGESYLGNDIYVMDSKVQKKTGFGSKTKREKVKDGFEERVVQVRRVTKVVKGGKQLHFRAVVVVGDKQGQVGVGVGKAKEVVGAVQKSAINARRNIVSVPMTKYLTFPHRSEGDYGAAKVMLRPASPGTGVIAGGAVRIVLELAGVENALGKQLGSNNALNNARATVVAVQKMRQFRDVARDRGIPMEELWK comes from the exons ATGGCTACGGCCTCTGCAACTCTCTCATCcctttcctctctctccctccacaCCACAGCTAACTCTCGtatctctctctccaaaaccAGAAACCCCTTCttcacaaaacccacaaaaccctCTCTTTACCACTCCTTTTCCTCACACCccacaaccacaacaacaacaacaacagccaCCTTCACAGTCAAATCCTCTGACATAGACACCACCTTCTTCGACAACTTCAACCCCAACGACGAAACCGACACCGTCTTCAACCCCCCCGAACGCCCTGAAGACTTTGTCGCCCCACCTTCCTTCGACGAGGGTCCAATGGAGACCGAAGAAGAAATAGCCCTTGCGTATGAAGAACTGTACGGACCAGCTTACAGTGGAGAGAGTTATTTGGGAAATGACATATACGTGATGGACTCTAAGGTGCAGAAAAAAACTGGCTTTGGGTCCAAAACGAAGAGGGAAAAAGTGAAAGATGGGTTCGAAGAGAGAGTTGTGCAGGTGAGAAGGGTGACCAAGGTGGTCAAAGGAGGGAAACAATTGCATTTCAGAGCAGTTGTGGTGGTGGGTGATAAGCAAGGCCAGGTGGGTGTTGGAGTTGGGAAGGCCAAGGAGGTTGTTGGGGCTGTTCAGAAGTCCGCCATTAATGCTCGCCGGAATATTGTGTCGGTTCCCATGACTAAGTACCTTACTTTCCCACATAG ATCTGAGGGTGATTATGGAGCTGCGAAAGTGATGCTTAGACCTGCTTCTCCTGGTACTGGAGTGATTGCTGGAGGGGCTGTAAGAATTGTTCTAGAACTGGCAGGTGTTGAGAATGCTTTGGGAAAGCAACTGGGGAGTAACAATGCCCTCAACAATGCAAGAGCCACAGTTGTTGCAGTGCAGAAAATGAGGCAGTTCAGGGATGTTGCGCGTGACCGTGGAATCCCAATGGAAGAGCTGTGGAAGTGA